A region of uncultured Desulfobacter sp. DNA encodes the following proteins:
- a CDS encoding addiction module protein, which yields MGQEKIRQEINKLNFSEKLLLVGDIWDSIAQETGKQPLPEWQKQELDKRYAEYKAGKLKTYDCQAVHDELRAKFGFK from the coding sequence ATGGGTCAGGAAAAAATAAGACAGGAAATTAACAAACTCAATTTTTCTGAAAAACTGCTACTGGTGGGCGATATATGGGATTCCATCGCTCAAGAGACTGGAAAGCAACCGTTACCGGAATGGCAAAAACAAGAACTTGACAAAAGATATGCCGAATACAAAGCAGGCAAACTAAAAACCTATGACTGCCAAGCAGTTCACGATGAGTTAAGGGCAAAGTTCGGATTCAAATGA